The Balearica regulorum gibbericeps isolate bBalReg1 chromosome 12, bBalReg1.pri, whole genome shotgun sequence genome includes a region encoding these proteins:
- the SEMA7A gene encoding semaphorin-7A isoform X2 — translation MRCGCGTGGTGAKEYVFPRSEKYPVFYHKENSSAIYIGGEGKLYYYDFATYENYTEDFPVKNEGQCVMPGSLEDNKNYLTLVEKYGDGMLVCGTGACAPTCWNLTQKKERTSWDGRGIAPFTPDSNTLVVVDGHDIYSTIKKSQQNGKIPRFRRVRGGGELYTSDTVMQNPQFVKAITLRHEEPHQDKIYYFFREDNPDKSPEAPRNISRVAQLCKEDKGGTSSLSASKWTTFLKASLICVDPVTKGNFNWLQDVFFVRAHNWRHSKVYGLFTNTWGSSAVCVYSFGDIDNVFRTSRLKGYNGPNPDIKPGQCVSSGQHTPSETFKIADSHPEVEDRVEPLSPTKSPLFHNKHRYQKIGVHEVFASDGRRYNVLYLATDKGSIHKIVELPGGVQNIMELQVFPKKDPIQSMILDHERAMLYVGSTKKVVEIPMDMCRLYRNNCDSCLLARDPYCGWFNGSCQSVYLNREVRQNLNLDPWQGKCQKKDVKEVDDYQNIAVVPFSRYYLNCPIESHYATYNWYHNSSLIKTCNTTHPQQNCFHFIQNVSHVHYGRYVCVSEEDGFKQALVKERLVNQFTFMPQKGQATMTFGSGLQLLLMVILVELFH, via the exons GTGCGAAAGAATATGTGTTTCCCAGGAGCGAGAAATACCCGGTCTTCTATCATAAAGAGAACAGCTCGGCCATCTATATCgggggagagggaaagcttTATTACTACGACTTTGCAACCTATGAGAACTACACG GAAGACTTCCCAGTGAAAAATGAAGGACAGTGCGTGATGCCGGGGAGTTTG gAGGACAATAAAAATTACCTCACATTAGTGGAGAAGTATGGAGACGGGATGTTAGTGTGTGGGACCGGCGCCTGCGCTCCTACCTGCTGGAACTTG ACGCAGAAAAAAGAGCGCACGTCGTGGGATGGGAGAGGTATTGCTCCTTTCACCCCTGACTCGAATACCCTCGTCGTCGTTGACG GTCATGACATCTACTCCACCATCAAGAAGAGCCAACAGAACGGCAAGATACCCCGTTTCCGTCGAGTGAGAGGGGGTGGAGAGCTCTACACAAGCGACACAGTGATGCAAA ACCCTCAGTTTGTCAAAGCCATCACATTAAGGCACGAAGAGCCTCACCAGGACAAGATTTACTACTTCTTTCGTGAAGACAATCCGGATAAGAGTCCCGAGGCCCCTAGAAACATCTCCCGAGTGGCCCAGCTGTGTAAG gAAGATAAAGGGGGAACCAGTTCGCTCTCTGCTTCCAAATGGACCACCTTCCTGAAGGCCAGCTTGATTTGCGTCGACCCGGTCACCAAGGGCAACTTCAACTGGTTGCAAGATGTCTTCTTTGTCCGTGCACATAACTGGCGACACTCCAAAGTCTACGGGCTCTTCACAAACACCTG GGGAAGCTCTGCTGTTTGTGTCTATTCCTTTGGGGACATCGACAACGTGTTTCGGACATCCAGACTCAAAGGCTATAACGGACCCAACCCAGACATCAAGCCTGGGCAG TGCGTTTCCTCCGGCCAGCACACCCCGAGCGAGACCTTCAAGATAGCCGACAGCCACCCGGAGGTGGAGGACCGGGTGGAACCCCTCTCCCCCACCAAGAGCCCCTTATTCCACAACAAGCACCGCTACCAGAAGATCGGGGTGCACGAGGTCTTTGCGAGTGACGGACGCCGCTACAACGTGCTTTATCTGGCAACAG acaAGGGATCCATCCACAAGATCGTGGAGCTGCCGGGCGGGGTGCAGAACATCATGGAGCTCCAGGTCTTCCCAAAGAAGGACCCGATCCAGTCCATGATCCTGGACCACGAGAGG GCGATGCTCTACGTCGGCTCAACAAAAAAAGTCGTGGAGATACCCATGGACATGTGCAGGCTGTATCGCAACAACTGTGACAGCTGCTTGCTGGCGAGGGACCCGTACTGCGGGTGGTTCAATGGGAGTTGTCAGTCCGTTTATCTGAACCG GGAGGTGCGCCAGAACCTGAACCTGGACCCGTGGCAAGGAAAATGCCAAAAGAAGGATGTTAAAGAAG TGGATGACTATCAGAACATCGCAGTTGTCCCTTTCTCCCGCTACTACCTCAACTGTCCCATCGAGTCCCACTATGCCACCTACAACTGGTACCACAACAGCAGCCTCATCAAGACCTGCAACACCACCCACCCCCAGCAGAACTGCTTCCACTTCATCCAGAACGTGAGCCACGTTCACTACGGCCGCTACGTCTGCGTCTCGGAGGAGGACGGCTTCAAGCAGGCTCTGGTGAAGGAACGCTTGGTGAACCAGTTCACGTTCATGCCCCAGAAGGGTCAGGCCACCATGACGTTTGGCTCTGGgctccagctgctcctcatgGTGATTTTGGTGGAGCTCTTCCACTGA
- the SEMA7A gene encoding semaphorin-7A isoform X1 has translation MDRRSLLALFVALWASQLGVRAAGRCKVNPRIITAPQGAKEYVFPRSEKYPVFYHKENSSAIYIGGEGKLYYYDFATYENYTEDFPVKNEGQCVMPGSLEDNKNYLTLVEKYGDGMLVCGTGACAPTCWNLTQKKERTSWDGRGIAPFTPDSNTLVVVDGHDIYSTIKKSQQNGKIPRFRRVRGGGELYTSDTVMQNPQFVKAITLRHEEPHQDKIYYFFREDNPDKSPEAPRNISRVAQLCKEDKGGTSSLSASKWTTFLKASLICVDPVTKGNFNWLQDVFFVRAHNWRHSKVYGLFTNTWGSSAVCVYSFGDIDNVFRTSRLKGYNGPNPDIKPGQCVSSGQHTPSETFKIADSHPEVEDRVEPLSPTKSPLFHNKHRYQKIGVHEVFASDGRRYNVLYLATDKGSIHKIVELPGGVQNIMELQVFPKKDPIQSMILDHERAMLYVGSTKKVVEIPMDMCRLYRNNCDSCLLARDPYCGWFNGSCQSVYLNREVRQNLNLDPWQGKCQKKDVKEVDDYQNIAVVPFSRYYLNCPIESHYATYNWYHNSSLIKTCNTTHPQQNCFHFIQNVSHVHYGRYVCVSEEDGFKQALVKERLVNQFTFMPQKGQATMTFGSGLQLLLMVILVELFH, from the exons ATGGATAGGAGATCACTCCTTGCCCTCTTCGTGGCCCTGTGGGCCAGCCAGCTGGGCGTGCGGGCAGCGGGGCGCTGCAAGGTGAACCCCAGGATCATCACAGCTCCGCAAG GTGCGAAAGAATATGTGTTTCCCAGGAGCGAGAAATACCCGGTCTTCTATCATAAAGAGAACAGCTCGGCCATCTATATCgggggagagggaaagcttTATTACTACGACTTTGCAACCTATGAGAACTACACG GAAGACTTCCCAGTGAAAAATGAAGGACAGTGCGTGATGCCGGGGAGTTTG gAGGACAATAAAAATTACCTCACATTAGTGGAGAAGTATGGAGACGGGATGTTAGTGTGTGGGACCGGCGCCTGCGCTCCTACCTGCTGGAACTTG ACGCAGAAAAAAGAGCGCACGTCGTGGGATGGGAGAGGTATTGCTCCTTTCACCCCTGACTCGAATACCCTCGTCGTCGTTGACG GTCATGACATCTACTCCACCATCAAGAAGAGCCAACAGAACGGCAAGATACCCCGTTTCCGTCGAGTGAGAGGGGGTGGAGAGCTCTACACAAGCGACACAGTGATGCAAA ACCCTCAGTTTGTCAAAGCCATCACATTAAGGCACGAAGAGCCTCACCAGGACAAGATTTACTACTTCTTTCGTGAAGACAATCCGGATAAGAGTCCCGAGGCCCCTAGAAACATCTCCCGAGTGGCCCAGCTGTGTAAG gAAGATAAAGGGGGAACCAGTTCGCTCTCTGCTTCCAAATGGACCACCTTCCTGAAGGCCAGCTTGATTTGCGTCGACCCGGTCACCAAGGGCAACTTCAACTGGTTGCAAGATGTCTTCTTTGTCCGTGCACATAACTGGCGACACTCCAAAGTCTACGGGCTCTTCACAAACACCTG GGGAAGCTCTGCTGTTTGTGTCTATTCCTTTGGGGACATCGACAACGTGTTTCGGACATCCAGACTCAAAGGCTATAACGGACCCAACCCAGACATCAAGCCTGGGCAG TGCGTTTCCTCCGGCCAGCACACCCCGAGCGAGACCTTCAAGATAGCCGACAGCCACCCGGAGGTGGAGGACCGGGTGGAACCCCTCTCCCCCACCAAGAGCCCCTTATTCCACAACAAGCACCGCTACCAGAAGATCGGGGTGCACGAGGTCTTTGCGAGTGACGGACGCCGCTACAACGTGCTTTATCTGGCAACAG acaAGGGATCCATCCACAAGATCGTGGAGCTGCCGGGCGGGGTGCAGAACATCATGGAGCTCCAGGTCTTCCCAAAGAAGGACCCGATCCAGTCCATGATCCTGGACCACGAGAGG GCGATGCTCTACGTCGGCTCAACAAAAAAAGTCGTGGAGATACCCATGGACATGTGCAGGCTGTATCGCAACAACTGTGACAGCTGCTTGCTGGCGAGGGACCCGTACTGCGGGTGGTTCAATGGGAGTTGTCAGTCCGTTTATCTGAACCG GGAGGTGCGCCAGAACCTGAACCTGGACCCGTGGCAAGGAAAATGCCAAAAGAAGGATGTTAAAGAAG TGGATGACTATCAGAACATCGCAGTTGTCCCTTTCTCCCGCTACTACCTCAACTGTCCCATCGAGTCCCACTATGCCACCTACAACTGGTACCACAACAGCAGCCTCATCAAGACCTGCAACACCACCCACCCCCAGCAGAACTGCTTCCACTTCATCCAGAACGTGAGCCACGTTCACTACGGCCGCTACGTCTGCGTCTCGGAGGAGGACGGCTTCAAGCAGGCTCTGGTGAAGGAACGCTTGGTGAACCAGTTCACGTTCATGCCCCAGAAGGGTCAGGCCACCATGACGTTTGGCTCTGGgctccagctgctcctcatgGTGATTTTGGTGGAGCTCTTCCACTGA
- the SEMA7A gene encoding semaphorin-7A isoform X3: MPGSLEDNKNYLTLVEKYGDGMLVCGTGACAPTCWNLTQKKERTSWDGRGIAPFTPDSNTLVVVDGHDIYSTIKKSQQNGKIPRFRRVRGGGELYTSDTVMQNPQFVKAITLRHEEPHQDKIYYFFREDNPDKSPEAPRNISRVAQLCKEDKGGTSSLSASKWTTFLKASLICVDPVTKGNFNWLQDVFFVRAHNWRHSKVYGLFTNTWGSSAVCVYSFGDIDNVFRTSRLKGYNGPNPDIKPGQCVSSGQHTPSETFKIADSHPEVEDRVEPLSPTKSPLFHNKHRYQKIGVHEVFASDGRRYNVLYLATDKGSIHKIVELPGGVQNIMELQVFPKKDPIQSMILDHERAMLYVGSTKKVVEIPMDMCRLYRNNCDSCLLARDPYCGWFNGSCQSVYLNREVRQNLNLDPWQGKCQKKDVKEVDDYQNIAVVPFSRYYLNCPIESHYATYNWYHNSSLIKTCNTTHPQQNCFHFIQNVSHVHYGRYVCVSEEDGFKQALVKERLVNQFTFMPQKGQATMTFGSGLQLLLMVILVELFH, from the exons ATGCCGGGGAGTTTG gAGGACAATAAAAATTACCTCACATTAGTGGAGAAGTATGGAGACGGGATGTTAGTGTGTGGGACCGGCGCCTGCGCTCCTACCTGCTGGAACTTG ACGCAGAAAAAAGAGCGCACGTCGTGGGATGGGAGAGGTATTGCTCCTTTCACCCCTGACTCGAATACCCTCGTCGTCGTTGACG GTCATGACATCTACTCCACCATCAAGAAGAGCCAACAGAACGGCAAGATACCCCGTTTCCGTCGAGTGAGAGGGGGTGGAGAGCTCTACACAAGCGACACAGTGATGCAAA ACCCTCAGTTTGTCAAAGCCATCACATTAAGGCACGAAGAGCCTCACCAGGACAAGATTTACTACTTCTTTCGTGAAGACAATCCGGATAAGAGTCCCGAGGCCCCTAGAAACATCTCCCGAGTGGCCCAGCTGTGTAAG gAAGATAAAGGGGGAACCAGTTCGCTCTCTGCTTCCAAATGGACCACCTTCCTGAAGGCCAGCTTGATTTGCGTCGACCCGGTCACCAAGGGCAACTTCAACTGGTTGCAAGATGTCTTCTTTGTCCGTGCACATAACTGGCGACACTCCAAAGTCTACGGGCTCTTCACAAACACCTG GGGAAGCTCTGCTGTTTGTGTCTATTCCTTTGGGGACATCGACAACGTGTTTCGGACATCCAGACTCAAAGGCTATAACGGACCCAACCCAGACATCAAGCCTGGGCAG TGCGTTTCCTCCGGCCAGCACACCCCGAGCGAGACCTTCAAGATAGCCGACAGCCACCCGGAGGTGGAGGACCGGGTGGAACCCCTCTCCCCCACCAAGAGCCCCTTATTCCACAACAAGCACCGCTACCAGAAGATCGGGGTGCACGAGGTCTTTGCGAGTGACGGACGCCGCTACAACGTGCTTTATCTGGCAACAG acaAGGGATCCATCCACAAGATCGTGGAGCTGCCGGGCGGGGTGCAGAACATCATGGAGCTCCAGGTCTTCCCAAAGAAGGACCCGATCCAGTCCATGATCCTGGACCACGAGAGG GCGATGCTCTACGTCGGCTCAACAAAAAAAGTCGTGGAGATACCCATGGACATGTGCAGGCTGTATCGCAACAACTGTGACAGCTGCTTGCTGGCGAGGGACCCGTACTGCGGGTGGTTCAATGGGAGTTGTCAGTCCGTTTATCTGAACCG GGAGGTGCGCCAGAACCTGAACCTGGACCCGTGGCAAGGAAAATGCCAAAAGAAGGATGTTAAAGAAG TGGATGACTATCAGAACATCGCAGTTGTCCCTTTCTCCCGCTACTACCTCAACTGTCCCATCGAGTCCCACTATGCCACCTACAACTGGTACCACAACAGCAGCCTCATCAAGACCTGCAACACCACCCACCCCCAGCAGAACTGCTTCCACTTCATCCAGAACGTGAGCCACGTTCACTACGGCCGCTACGTCTGCGTCTCGGAGGAGGACGGCTTCAAGCAGGCTCTGGTGAAGGAACGCTTGGTGAACCAGTTCACGTTCATGCCCCAGAAGGGTCAGGCCACCATGACGTTTGGCTCTGGgctccagctgctcctcatgGTGATTTTGGTGGAGCTCTTCCACTGA